The Actinomycetes bacterium DNA window TCGCCGCCGTGCGGTCCGACGTCGACCGAATCCTCAAGCAGCGCAACGCCTTGCTCAAGTCAGCGGGCCCGGCGATGCGCCGCCGCGGCGGCGACCCGGGGGGCTCGGCGCTGGACCTGTCGACGCTGGACGTCTGGGACGCCCACCTCGCCCGGATCGGTGCGGAGCTCGTCGGCGCCCGGCTCGACCTCGTCGAGGCCCTCGGTCCGTTGGTGGACACCGCGTACGCCGCGGTGTCCGGCGGGCCGAGCGGGGCGGTCGTGGGGTACTCCAGCAGCCTGGGCCCGGACGCCGAACCGGCCCGGAACCGTGAGCAGCTGGCCGCCCAGCTGCTCACGGCGCTCACCGAGTCCCGGCGGGCCGAGCTCGAGCGGGGGGTCACCCTGGTCGGTCCGCACCGCGACGACCTGGTGCTGCGGCTCGGGCCGCTGCCGGCCAAGGGCTACGCCTCGCACGGGGAGTCGTGGTCCTACGCGCTGGCCCTGCGGCTGGCCTCCTACGAGCTGCTGCGGGCCGACGGCGGCGAGCCGGTGCTGATCCTGGACGACGTCTTCGCCGAGCTCGACGCCGGCCGTCGGGACCGGCTGGCCGAGCTGGTCGCCCCGGCCGAGCAGGTGCTGGTGACCGCCGCGGTGGCGCAGGATGTCCCTACCGGTCTCGACGGTGACCGGGTGGAGGTCCGTGGCGGGGAGGTGT harbors:
- the recF gene encoding DNA replication/repair protein RecF, whose translation is MYVEHLSLADFRSYPSLELPLVAGVTALVGPNGQGKTNLVEAIGYVATLGSHRVSTDAPLVRHGAERAVIRASVRRDDRSTLVELEINPGRANRARLNRAPVPRPREVLGVLRTVAFAPEDLALVKGDPAERRRFLDELLVARQPRFAAVRSDVDRILKQRNALLKSAGPAMRRRGGDPGGSALDLSTLDVWDAHLARIGAELVGARLDLVEALGPLVDTAYAAVSGGPSGAVVGYSSSLGPDAEPARNREQLAAQLLTALTESRRAELERGVTLVGPHRDDLVLRLGPLPAKGYASHGESWSYALALRLASYELLRADGGEPVLILDDVFAELDAGRRDRLAELVAPAEQVLVTAAVAQDVPTGLDGDRVEVRGGEVFRAG